One window of Microcoleus vaginatus PCC 9802 genomic DNA carries:
- a CDS encoding MBL fold metallo-hydrolase — protein MVALTERVQRRLTVEKVEIASDTTAIRCLDWDRDRFDIEFGLKNGTTYNSFIIRGEKTALVDTSHEKFRQQYMETLTGEIDPQEIDYLIISHTEPDHSGLVKDVLALAPQAIVVGAKVAIQFLENLVHQPFERLVVKNGDKLDLGNGHIIEFVSAPNLHWPDTIFSYDSKTQALFTCDAFGMHYCSDSTFDDDLAAVEEDYHFYYECLMAPNARSVLAAMKRMAELGEIGLVATGHGPLLRHNVVELTGRYKKWSQAQAKAETTVAVFYTSDYGFSDRLSQAIAHGITKTGVAVEMMDLRIADLQEVAELVGNAAGIVICSPPSGGTAAVNAEAAINTILVAANNKQSFGLCESGGGDDVSIYPLRNKFKELGLKEAFPNILIKESPTEASYQLCDEAGTDLGQWLTRDKAVKQMKSLDSDLDKALGRISGGLYIITAQKGDVSGAMLASWVTQASFKPLGLTIAVAKDRAIESMMHAGDKFVLNVLEEGNYQTLMRHFLKRFAPGADRFAGVKTQPATNGSPILTDALAYMECEVVSRMELSDHHIVYAIVDSGRVSNPDALPAVHHRKVGNHY, from the coding sequence ATGGTAGCGCTGACTGAACGAGTCCAACGCAGATTGACGGTGGAAAAAGTCGAAATTGCCTCTGACACAACGGCAATTCGATGCCTGGACTGGGATAGAGACCGCTTTGACATCGAATTCGGGCTCAAAAACGGTACAACTTACAACTCATTCATCATTCGCGGTGAAAAAACCGCCCTCGTCGATACCTCGCACGAGAAGTTTCGCCAGCAATACATGGAAACTCTGACGGGCGAAATTGACCCCCAAGAGATTGACTATCTAATTATCAGCCACACCGAACCAGACCACAGCGGTTTAGTCAAAGACGTGCTGGCGCTGGCACCCCAAGCGATTGTCGTGGGGGCGAAAGTAGCAATTCAATTTTTAGAAAACCTTGTACACCAACCATTTGAGCGATTGGTAGTAAAAAACGGGGACAAACTAGATTTAGGAAACGGCCACATTATCGAATTCGTATCGGCGCCGAACTTGCACTGGCCCGATACTATTTTCAGCTACGACAGCAAAACTCAAGCGCTGTTCACCTGCGATGCTTTCGGGATGCACTATTGTTCCGACAGCACCTTCGATGACGATTTAGCAGCAGTTGAGGAAGATTACCACTTTTATTATGAGTGTTTGATGGCTCCCAATGCTCGATCGGTACTCGCTGCGATGAAGCGGATGGCAGAGTTGGGAGAAATCGGTTTAGTTGCGACCGGTCACGGGCCCTTGCTGCGGCACAATGTGGTGGAACTTACCGGGCGCTACAAAAAGTGGAGCCAAGCGCAAGCTAAGGCAGAAACCACTGTAGCGGTATTTTACACTTCCGATTACGGATTTAGCGATCGACTCAGCCAAGCGATCGCCCACGGTATCACCAAAACCGGTGTCGCTGTGGAAATGATGGATTTGAGAATCGCCGACTTGCAAGAAGTTGCTGAACTTGTCGGTAATGCTGCCGGCATCGTAATTTGTTCGCCACCGAGTGGCGGTACTGCTGCTGTGAATGCCGAAGCCGCAATCAACACAATTTTAGTTGCAGCTAACAACAAACAATCTTTCGGTTTGTGCGAATCTGGCGGCGGCGATGACGTATCTATTTACCCGCTGAGAAACAAGTTCAAAGAGTTGGGTTTAAAAGAAGCATTCCCCAACATTTTAATTAAAGAATCACCGACAGAAGCGAGTTATCAACTTTGCGACGAAGCCGGCACCGACTTGGGACAGTGGCTGACGCGGGACAAAGCAGTCAAACAGATGAAATCCCTCGATAGCGACCTCGATAAAGCTTTGGGACGAATCAGCGGCGGACTGTACATCATCACAGCTCAAAAAGGTGATGTTAGTGGTGCGATGCTAGCTTCTTGGGTAACGCAGGCAAGTTTTAAACCGCTGGGTTTAACAATAGCAGTTGCGAAGGATCGGGCGATTGAATCGATGATGCACGCCGGAGATAAATTTGTTCTCAACGTGCTCGAAGAAGGCAATTATCAAACTTTGATGAGGCACTTTTTAAAGCGTTTTGCTCCTGGTGCCGATCGATTTGCCGGAGTTAAAACTCAACCAGCAACCAACGGTTCTCCGATTTTGACCGATGCTTTGGCGTACATGGAATGCGAAGTAGTCAGCCGGATGGAGCTTTCGGATCATCATATCGTATATGCGATCGTCGATAGCGGCCGCGTCTCCAATCCAGATGCACTGCCGGCAGTTCACCACCGAAAAGTCGGAAATCATTATTAG
- a CDS encoding flavin oxidoreductase, giving the protein MTNTLINRLASDVKPRDVQFIPIALDTFILRSRTWARLKFEVEYSLQKGTTANSYIIQADKTALFDPPGESFTQNYLEFLQQRVDLTKLDYIILGHFNANRSVTIKALVELAPQVALVCTNPAAISLRAAFPDQELNIMIVRGEETLNLGKGHALKFIATPTPRWPDQLCTYDPHTRIVFTDKLFGAHVCGDQVFDEGWSVYSEDRRYYYDSLHASQAKQVLTAMDKFADLPTAFYAPGHGPIVRYGLNELSNLYREWSQQQNSKDLTVALIYASAYGNTATLAQAIAKGITKAGVAVESINCEFAEPGEIKEAIEKCAGFIIGTPTLAGHAPTQIQTALGIVLSTATKSKLAGVFGSFGWSGEAIDLVENKLKDAGYRIGFEPIRAKFKPTAATIHECTEAGTDFAQALIRSQKLRAPKPQLAAGSDRTEQAVGRLVGSLCVVSAKREDVTSAMLASWVSQATFNPPGVTIAVAKDRSIESLMYAGDKFVLNILAEGRQLRKYFMKNFAPGEDRFAGVETMEASNGCLVLTDALAYLECQVISRMECGDHWVVYAAIENGHLLKNDGVTAVHYRKSGSHY; this is encoded by the coding sequence ATGACTAACACTTTGATTAATAGACTCGCATCTGATGTCAAACCCCGCGACGTGCAGTTTATCCCGATCGCACTCGATACTTTTATTCTGCGATCGCGCACTTGGGCTCGACTCAAATTTGAAGTCGAGTATTCGCTGCAAAAGGGTACGACAGCAAATAGCTATATTATTCAAGCTGACAAAACTGCTTTGTTCGACCCGCCGGGGGAATCTTTTACTCAAAATTACCTGGAATTTTTACAGCAACGGGTGGACTTGACCAAGCTGGATTACATAATTTTGGGGCATTTCAATGCTAACAGGTCAGTAACAATTAAAGCTCTGGTAGAATTAGCTCCTCAAGTAGCTTTGGTTTGCACGAATCCCGCCGCAATTAGTTTACGAGCCGCTTTCCCCGACCAAGAATTAAACATTATGATCGTTCGGGGAGAAGAAACTCTCAATTTAGGAAAAGGTCACGCCTTAAAATTCATCGCGACTCCGACTCCCCGCTGGCCTGACCAACTTTGCACCTACGATCCGCACACTCGAATCGTGTTCACTGACAAACTATTTGGAGCTCACGTTTGCGGGGATCAAGTATTCGATGAAGGGTGGAGCGTTTACAGCGAAGATCGGCGCTATTATTACGATTCCCTGCACGCATCTCAGGCAAAACAAGTGCTGACCGCAATGGATAAATTCGCCGATTTACCCACAGCATTTTATGCTCCCGGTCACGGCCCGATCGTCCGTTACGGCCTTAATGAACTGAGCAATTTGTATCGGGAATGGAGCCAGCAACAAAATTCAAAAGACTTGACAGTGGCTTTGATTTATGCTTCGGCTTACGGAAATACGGCTACTTTAGCGCAGGCGATCGCCAAAGGAATTACGAAAGCCGGCGTTGCTGTAGAAAGTATTAACTGTGAATTTGCCGAACCAGGGGAAATTAAAGAGGCGATCGAAAAATGCGCGGGATTTATCATCGGAACTCCCACGCTAGCAGGACACGCTCCGACGCAAATTCAAACTGCTTTGGGAATAGTTTTATCTACTGCAACTAAGAGCAAATTAGCGGGAGTTTTCGGTTCTTTTGGCTGGAGTGGAGAGGCGATCGACTTAGTGGAAAACAAGCTGAAAGATGCTGGCTATAGAATTGGATTTGAGCCGATTCGAGCCAAATTTAAGCCGACGGCGGCGACGATTCACGAGTGCACAGAAGCGGGAACGGATTTTGCTCAAGCCTTGATTCGATCGCAAAAATTGCGGGCACCGAAACCGCAGTTAGCAGCAGGAAGCGATCGCACAGAACAAGCAGTAGGGAGACTCGTTGGTTCGCTGTGCGTAGTCTCGGCGAAGCGGGAGGATGTCACCAGTGCGATGCTGGCTTCCTGGGTGTCGCAAGCAACGTTTAATCCGCCCGGTGTGACGATTGCGGTGGCCAAAGATCGATCGATCGAATCTTTGATGTATGCCGGAGATAAATTTGTGCTCAACATCTTAGCAGAAGGGCGACAGTTGCGGAAGTATTTCATGAAAAACTTTGCTCCGGGAGAAGACAGATTTGCGGGAGTCGAAACAATGGAAGCTAGCAACGGCTGTCTCGTTTTGACTGATGCTCTAGCTTATCTGGAATGCCAAGTGATAAGTCGGATGGAATGCGGTGATCACTGGGTAGTTTATGCGGCGATTGAAAACGGTCATTTGCTGAAAAATGACGGGGTGACAGCGGTGCATTATCGGAAATCTGGGAGTCATTATTAA
- a CDS encoding type II toxin-antitoxin system HicA family toxin, with the protein MSQPDKLLAKILLGNSDANIPFAQLCQLLRRLGFEERIRGSHHIFAKDGVEEILNLQPKGSQAKAYQVKQIREVILKHQLGGKDDASL; encoded by the coding sequence GTGAGTCAACCAGACAAACTGCTAGCTAAAATCTTACTTGGTAATTCCGACGCCAATATACCCTTTGCTCAACTTTGCCAACTTTTACGCAGACTCGGCTTTGAGGAACGGATTCGCGGCAGTCACCACATATTTGCTAAAGATGGTGTTGAAGAAATCCTAAATCTTCAACCCAAAGGCTCGCAAGCCAAAGCCTATCAAGTCAAGCAAATTCGTGAGGTAATTCTCAAACACCAACTAGGAGGTAAAGACGATGCTTCGCTATGA
- a CDS encoding type II toxin-antitoxin system HicB family antitoxin, with product MLRYEIILYWSQEDQAFIAEVPELPGCAADGETYQEALQNIEIVMQEWIETAQELGRSIPQPKSRLISA from the coding sequence ATGCTTCGCTATGAAATTATCCTCTACTGGAGTCAAGAAGACCAAGCATTTATTGCCGAAGTGCCGGAATTACCCGGATGCGCCGCAGATGGCGAAACTTATCAAGAAGCACTACAAAATATAGAGATTGTTATGCAGGAGTGGATTGAGACGGCTCAGGAATTGGGGCGTTCTATTCCTCAACCGAAATCTCGCTTGATTTCGGCTTAG
- the pgsA gene encoding CDP-diacylglycerol--glycerol-3-phosphate 3-phosphatidyltransferase has translation MNLPNLITFSRLLGVPFLLYGLYDPSPQSRWICTAIFVVAAATDWLDGYLARKLNQITDLGKFLDPLVDKLLVLAPLLVLIELGRVPAWGVFLILGRELTIAGWRVNKTTISGANIWGKLKTVSQIVAIALLIAPLSEAWNFPAFIAFWVSVALTLISGAIYLWPEKEIKET, from the coding sequence ATGAATTTGCCTAATTTGATTACTTTCTCTCGCTTACTGGGAGTGCCTTTTCTGCTCTACGGTTTGTACGACCCAAGCCCGCAAAGTCGCTGGATTTGCACCGCGATTTTTGTGGTAGCTGCGGCTACTGATTGGCTGGACGGCTATTTGGCTAGGAAGCTGAATCAAATTACCGATTTGGGTAAGTTTCTCGATCCTTTGGTGGATAAATTGTTGGTTCTCGCGCCGCTTTTAGTGTTGATTGAGTTGGGTCGAGTCCCGGCTTGGGGAGTGTTTTTGATTTTGGGCAGGGAGTTGACAATTGCGGGGTGGCGTGTTAATAAAACTACGATTTCTGGAGCTAATATTTGGGGCAAATTGAAGACGGTGAGTCAGATTGTGGCGATCGCACTTTTAATTGCTCCTCTGTCGGAAGCGTGGAATTTTCCCGCATTTATTGCTTTTTGGGTTTCTGTAGCTTTAACTTTGATTTCTGGCGCTATTTATCTGTGGCCTGAAAAGGAAATAAAGGAAACATAA
- a CDS encoding ADP-ribosylglycohydrolase family protein: MLIELALGDAYGAGFEFVDQQTIKLYNNLNGYLQHPRHDIQPGCYTDDTQMSLAVAEAIVSREPWTPELLASKFVAAFHRDRRVGYAGKFYNFLLQVQDGKEFLAKIHSASDKSGSAMRAGPIGVFPTIEKVIENATIQAAITHNTPDGLKAAIAAALMSHYFIYQLGLKKNLGNFLEKHVAGEWSIPWQGEVSVKGLVCVRAAITAVMRNDSMSKLLQDCIAFSGDVDTVATIALAAGSCSSEIAQDLPENLVQGLENKSYGRDYIIELDRQLMNCAMGF; the protein is encoded by the coding sequence ATGTTAATAGAATTAGCGCTTGGTGATGCTTACGGTGCGGGTTTTGAATTTGTTGACCAGCAGACGATCAAATTGTACAACAATCTCAACGGCTACCTCCAGCATCCCCGTCACGACATCCAGCCTGGATGTTACACAGACGATACGCAGATGAGTTTAGCCGTCGCAGAAGCTATCGTCAGCCGAGAACCTTGGACACCGGAACTTTTAGCCAGCAAATTTGTTGCAGCTTTTCACCGCGATCGGCGAGTTGGTTATGCTGGCAAATTTTACAATTTTTTGCTCCAAGTTCAAGACGGCAAAGAATTCTTAGCAAAAATTCACTCCGCTAGCGATAAAAGCGGATCGGCGATGCGAGCCGGGCCGATTGGCGTTTTTCCTACTATTGAAAAAGTCATTGAAAATGCTACCATTCAAGCTGCCATTACTCACAACACTCCTGATGGCCTTAAAGCAGCTATAGCGGCGGCTTTGATGTCCCATTACTTTATTTATCAGCTAGGTTTAAAGAAGAATTTGGGAAATTTTCTAGAAAAGCACGTAGCTGGTGAGTGGTCGATACCTTGGCAAGGAGAAGTCAGCGTTAAAGGTTTGGTCTGTGTTAGAGCAGCTATTACTGCGGTTATGCGAAATGATAGTATGAGCAAACTGCTCCAAGATTGCATTGCCTTTTCGGGAGATGTCGATACAGTAGCAACTATTGCTTTAGCTGCTGGTTCCTGTAGCAGTGAAATTGCCCAAGACCTGCCAGAAAATCTGGTACAAGGATTAGAAAATAAATCTTACGGTCGAGATTATATCATAGAACTGGATCGACAGTTAATGAATTGCGCGATGGGCTTCTGA
- a CDS encoding sugar transferase has product MKFPMGASWKSSLSEMLSLFFQEFTYEVCVSKQQHHRSVTSKVKRLIDILGSLLGLAIAAAVAVPVAVAMLLDNPGPLLYSQVRCGFKGRLFRMWKFRSMVVGAENLKHLVRNQAKGHIFKNENDPRITRVGRFLRCTSLDELPQFWNVLVGDMSLVGTRPPTPDEVAAYDDFHWQRLNVKPGMTGEWQVNGRSGVKDFDEIVLMDLDYQRKWSVVYDITLICQTIWVVFSKNGAC; this is encoded by the coding sequence ATGAAATTTCCGATGGGTGCCTCGTGGAAATCATCATTATCAGAAATGCTGTCCTTATTTTTTCAAGAATTTACTTACGAAGTCTGTGTATCAAAACAACAGCATCACCGATCCGTAACGAGCAAGGTAAAACGGTTAATCGATATTTTGGGCTCGCTGCTGGGACTGGCAATTGCTGCTGCGGTGGCAGTGCCGGTGGCAGTGGCGATGCTATTGGACAATCCGGGCCCGCTGCTTTACAGTCAAGTCCGCTGCGGCTTCAAAGGGCGGCTTTTCAGAATGTGGAAATTTCGATCGATGGTTGTCGGGGCAGAAAACCTCAAACATTTAGTTAGGAACCAAGCCAAGGGTCACATTTTTAAGAATGAAAATGACCCGCGAATTACCCGCGTCGGCCGCTTCTTGCGGTGCACGAGTTTGGACGAGTTGCCTCAATTCTGGAACGTGTTAGTCGGCGACATGAGTTTGGTGGGAACTCGGCCGCCAACTCCTGATGAAGTTGCTGCCTATGACGATTTTCACTGGCAACGTTTAAATGTCAAACCCGGTATGACTGGGGAGTGGCAAGTCAACGGACGGTCTGGAGTTAAAGACTTTGACGAGATTGTACTCATGGATCTCGACTATCAGCGCAAGTGGTCTGTTGTCTACGACATCACTCTGATTTGCCAAACAATTTGGGTTGTCTTCAGTAAAAACGGTGCGTGTTAA
- a CDS encoding Crp/Fnr family transcriptional regulator, whose translation MEDRFNTRDPNSNINQLIVSTPFFAGLPDPVIERATVHIVTRSHPSNQVILLENDWGTSVYFILDGWVKIRTYNLDGKEVTLNILGKGELFGEMAAIEEAPRSTDVITLAPTLIGNMPSQDFVQLIHTEPLAGIRLAQLMARRLRQVNRRLRLRESDSTSRVADILLFLAEGQGKIMSTGGTEIPNLPHRELSSLSGLARETVTRVLSKLEKKGTIQRERDVLCIPDLHALERLLV comes from the coding sequence ATGGAAGACCGCTTTAACACCCGAGATCCGAATTCCAATATAAATCAATTGATAGTTTCTACTCCTTTTTTTGCAGGATTACCCGATCCTGTAATTGAGAGAGCAACTGTCCACATCGTTACCCGCAGTCATCCGTCGAATCAAGTGATTTTACTCGAAAATGACTGGGGAACATCAGTTTATTTTATATTGGATGGTTGGGTGAAAATTCGCACCTACAACCTAGACGGAAAAGAAGTAACACTGAATATTTTAGGGAAAGGAGAATTATTCGGGGAAATGGCCGCGATCGAAGAAGCACCCCGATCGACAGATGTGATCACCCTAGCCCCGACATTGATCGGCAATATGCCATCTCAGGATTTTGTGCAGCTCATTCATACCGAGCCACTAGCAGGGATTCGGCTAGCCCAACTGATGGCCCGTCGCCTGCGACAAGTCAACCGCCGCCTGCGTTTGCGAGAGTCGGACAGTACCTCGCGAGTAGCAGATATTCTATTATTTTTGGCCGAGGGACAAGGGAAAATCATGTCCACAGGAGGTACAGAAATTCCCAACCTGCCACACAGAGAATTGAGCAGCCTCAGCGGGCTGGCTCGCGAAACAGTAACGCGAGTGCTGAGCAAGCTGGAAAAAAAAGGAACTATTCAGCGCGAACGTGACGTTTTGTGCATTCCCGACCTGCACGCCTTAGAGCGTCTGTTAGTCTAG
- a CDS encoding universal stress protein, translating into MSFKKILAALDDSELGHRVFTQALELALSDRAQVMLFNCVTVSTVGQTAVPIPVDLGMNVELMEQAYQAQRLRLERDVKQASGLLKNYCDAAAKKGLQVEFDCKMNGDPGHCICESAENWGADLIVLGRRGRTGFTEAFLGSVSNYVVHHASCSVLVIQEVKIEK; encoded by the coding sequence GTGAGTTTTAAGAAAATTTTAGCCGCCTTAGATGATTCTGAACTCGGCCACCGCGTCTTCACTCAAGCTTTAGAATTAGCTCTGAGCGATCGCGCCCAGGTGATGCTATTTAACTGCGTTACTGTTAGCACGGTGGGTCAGACGGCAGTGCCAATTCCGGTAGATTTGGGCATGAATGTCGAGTTAATGGAGCAAGCTTATCAAGCTCAACGTTTGCGGCTGGAAAGGGATGTAAAACAGGCTTCGGGTTTGCTGAAAAATTACTGCGACGCCGCAGCAAAAAAAGGATTGCAGGTGGAATTTGACTGCAAAATGAACGGAGATCCGGGGCATTGTATCTGTGAATCCGCCGAAAATTGGGGCGCAGATTTAATAGTGTTGGGGAGGCGCGGCCGCACTGGGTTCACAGAAGCTTTTCTCGGCAGCGTCAGCAATTATGTCGTTCACCACGCATCTTGTTCGGTTCTTGTAATCCAGGAAGTCAAAATCGAAAAATAA
- a CDS encoding DUF2232 domain-containing protein — protein sequence MSDFLSADAASNSGSSPSTNNEPPTADISAIAGDRTNPDPGKRASGEAPLRLVETAFLASTASLIWLVNYYFPLGPLLRVFFPIPIALVYLRWGNRAAWMAALVSGLLLSVLMGPTRSILYVMPFGIMGVALGGLWRRKASWSLSISVGALIGTVGFFFRFWLLSALVGQDLWVYVTAQVTEMVEWVFVKLGWLNVPSLNTIGAIAAGMILVNNIVYLFVVHLVALLLLDRLGNPIPRPPSWVQVLIDYEE from the coding sequence ATGAGTGATTTTTTGTCAGCAGATGCTGCGTCTAATTCGGGTAGTTCACCCAGTACAAATAACGAGCCGCCAACCGCCGATATTTCAGCAATTGCTGGCGATCGCACAAATCCCGACCCGGGGAAGCGCGCCTCTGGGGAAGCGCCTTTAAGGCTGGTAGAAACGGCTTTTTTGGCAAGTACCGCTAGCTTAATTTGGCTGGTAAATTATTACTTTCCGCTGGGGCCTTTGCTGCGGGTTTTTTTCCCGATACCCATCGCCCTAGTTTACTTGCGTTGGGGCAACCGAGCAGCTTGGATGGCAGCTTTGGTATCGGGTTTGCTGCTGTCGGTACTCATGGGCCCGACGCGGAGCATTTTATACGTGATGCCTTTTGGAATTATGGGAGTTGCGCTGGGAGGACTTTGGAGGCGTAAAGCGAGTTGGTCACTCTCTATTAGTGTGGGCGCGCTAATTGGTACTGTCGGCTTCTTTTTTCGGTTTTGGCTGCTGTCAGCGTTGGTGGGTCAAGATCTATGGGTTTACGTAACCGCCCAGGTAACAGAGATGGTGGAATGGGTGTTTGTGAAGCTGGGCTGGCTTAATGTACCGAGTTTGAACACAATTGGGGCGATCGCCGCCGGGATGATTTTGGTTAACAATATTGTCTATTTATTTGTAGTGCATTTAGTAGCTTTGCTGCTATTAGATCGTTTAGGAAATCCAATCCCGCGGCCGCCAAGCTGGGTGCAAGTTTTGATCGATTATGAAGAGTAA
- a CDS encoding glycosyltransferase family 2 protein, with amino-acid sequence MAEETNASGEYTLELSILMPCLNEAETLEVCIEKALKSLGELDIAGEVIIADNGSTDGSQDIATRMGARVVPVAAKGYGSALMGGIIAARGVYIIMGDADDSYDFSNLGAFVEKLRGGCDLVMGNRFQGGIKPGAMPPLHKYLGNPVLTWVGQLFFSSPAGDFHCGLRGFRRDSILKLDLQTTGMEFASEMVVKASLYKLGITEVPTVLSPDGRSRPPHLRTWRDGWRHLRFLLLYSPRWLFLYPGVFLMIVGLIVGIWLLPGSQNIGSISFDVHTLLYAAIAIIIGFQGVTFAFFTKVFAISEKLLPEDPKLNTIFRYVTLETGLIVGVTLILIGIVGSFLSLTIWKETAFGSLDPSKTLRLVIPSLTCLTVGLQMVLSSFFLSVLSLKRR; translated from the coding sequence ATGGCAGAAGAGACTAACGCAAGCGGGGAATACACTCTCGAATTATCGATACTCATGCCTTGCCTGAACGAGGCAGAAACTTTAGAAGTCTGCATAGAGAAGGCGCTGAAATCGCTGGGCGAACTTGATATTGCCGGTGAAGTCATCATAGCAGACAACGGCAGCACTGACGGTTCTCAAGATATCGCTACGAGAATGGGAGCCAGAGTCGTACCTGTGGCAGCCAAGGGCTACGGTAGCGCCCTGATGGGTGGCATAATCGCGGCGCGCGGAGTCTATATCATTATGGGCGATGCCGATGACAGCTACGACTTTTCTAACCTCGGCGCCTTTGTCGAAAAATTGCGCGGAGGGTGCGATTTAGTGATGGGAAACCGCTTTCAAGGGGGCATTAAACCGGGGGCAATGCCACCACTGCACAAATACTTAGGGAATCCGGTACTTACTTGGGTGGGGCAGTTATTCTTCTCCAGTCCAGCAGGCGACTTTCACTGCGGATTGCGGGGTTTCAGGAGAGACTCTATTTTGAAACTCGACTTGCAAACAACGGGGATGGAATTTGCCAGCGAAATGGTCGTTAAAGCCTCTCTGTACAAGTTGGGAATCACAGAAGTCCCAACCGTACTCTCTCCCGATGGCCGCAGCCGTCCGCCGCACCTGCGAACTTGGCGAGATGGCTGGCGGCACTTGCGATTTCTGCTGCTTTACAGTCCCCGATGGCTGTTCTTGTATCCGGGTGTTTTCCTGATGATTGTGGGTCTAATAGTGGGCATTTGGCTGTTGCCCGGTTCTCAAAATATCGGGAGTATCAGCTTTGACGTGCATACGCTGCTGTATGCTGCGATCGCAATTATCATCGGTTTTCAAGGAGTAACTTTCGCTTTCTTCACCAAAGTTTTTGCCATCAGTGAAAAACTGCTGCCCGAAGACCCGAAACTCAACACAATATTTCGCTATGTCACCCTAGAGACAGGATTGATTGTCGGAGTCACGCTGATATTAATCGGAATAGTTGGCTCGTTCTTGTCATTAACTATCTGGAAGGAAACAGCTTTCGGTTCTCTAGACCCTTCTAAAACTCTGCGTTTGGTTATTCCCTCGCTCACTTGCCTGACTGTCGGTTTGCAGATGGTTCTGTCCAGCTTTTTTCTCAGCGTGCTGAGCTTAAAGCGCAGATAA
- a CDS encoding transporter, with amino-acid sequence MNRGVFLVLLAAILCSVLGQFTLKAGAKILGPIGAANLVEKVIAMATQPLIIAGLSLYAISSIGFIVVLSRANISIVSPLLSISYLFTVLGGKIVFNEPLPPLRLVGVALIMTGVIFVLRGQAGGAPGGS; translated from the coding sequence ATGAATAGAGGCGTTTTTCTGGTTCTGCTTGCTGCCATTTTGTGCAGCGTCTTGGGTCAATTTACTCTGAAGGCTGGAGCTAAAATTTTAGGGCCGATCGGCGCTGCTAATTTAGTAGAAAAAGTTATAGCAATGGCTACTCAGCCTTTGATAATAGCAGGTCTTTCTCTGTACGCAATTTCTTCGATTGGTTTTATCGTAGTTTTGTCCCGCGCTAACATTAGCATAGTCTCGCCTTTACTGTCAATTAGTTACTTGTTTACTGTTTTGGGTGGCAAAATTGTATTTAACGAGCCGTTGCCGCCACTACGGTTGGTAGGTGTGGCGCTAATTATGACGGGAGTAATTTTTGTACTCAGAGGTCAAGCAGGGGGTGCCCCTGGCGGCAGTTAG